A stretch of Fusarium poae strain DAOMC 252244 chromosome 2, whole genome shotgun sequence DNA encodes these proteins:
- a CDS encoding hypothetical protein (TransMembrane:6 (i7-28o40-59i71-88o108-125i137-156o162-183i)) gives MDTLHEAFFSIFMIVWGYLMIYNVGSILRKSAARFSLLRFWSLIPLSLYGPLVVLNPWWRLGHLDRGRQFLGIWLVLWPLVSSIIAMSCEARESMGEWHSCQRSRGPFYILCVDLAIMFFLIVESCRYPIPTGTKDWTFGGGLGKIMGIFVIILLASQDALIFPIAAFPRYVSAPAIIICRFFQPAKNKPRVAKWAFHFEELLLQARNDKVKALATMVRHDNIVGLLASHLHYDDIINLSLTSKLMRTSMFYPTLEDSHRRNRAELLCVSSCIDGLKNECWGCDRVICDECTHHRSDIQSSRVKDHFSNCYAVCTYCYLMAAPGGAAPFQAKRNMQDLELQHINCCAFQKPLLVEEDVSLYISYHGDEGSKGRVLFKQDATKECRMRDLYKDFIDKYV, from the exons ATGGATACTCTTCACGAAGCCTTCTTTTCCATCTTTATGATCGTGTGGGGTTATTTAATGATTTATAATGTCGGTTCTATCTTGAGAAAGTCAGCGGCGAGGTTTAGCCTGTTGCGCTTCTGGTCGCTCATTCCACTATCGTTGTATGGTCCTCTTGTTGTCCTTAATCCATGGTGGCGACTGGGTCATCTGGATAGAGGGCGTCAATTCCTT GGTATATGGCTTGTGCTATGGCCACTTGTCAGCTCAATTATTGCTATGAGTTGCGAGGCACGAGAATCCATGGGTGAATGGCACTCATGTCAACGAAGTCGAGGGCCATTTTACATATTATGTGTCGACTTGGCCAtcatgttcttcttgattGTCGAATCTTGTCGATATCCAATTCCTACAGGGACAAAAGATTGGACATTTGGCGGAGGATTGGGTAAGATTATGGGGATATTTGTCAT TATCCTTCTTGCCTCACAAGATGCTTTAATATTTCCTATCGCTGCGTTCCCTCGCTACGTCTCTGCGCCTGCGATCATAATCTGCAGGTTTTTCCAACCAGCAAAGAATAAGCCGCGAGTCGCCAAATGGGCTTTTCACTTTGAAGAACTGTTACTTCAAGCGCGAAACGACAAGGTGAAAGCTTTGGCGACAATGGTGCGACATGATAATATTGTTGGGCTACTCGCAAGTCATCTACACTACGAtgatatcatcaacctctcACTGACATCAAAACTGATGCGCACGTCGATGTTTTATCCGACCTTGGAGGATTCTCATCGTCGAAATCGCGCAGAGTTACTATGTGTTTCCTCATGCATTGATGGACTGAAAAACGAGTGCTGGGGCTGCGACCGCGTGATATGTGAT GAATGCACACATCACAGGTCAGACATCCAATCTTCCCGGGTCAAAGACCATTTCTCCAACTGCTACGCTGTCTGCACATACTGCTATCTGATGGCCGCTCCTGGAGGCGCCGCACCCTTCCAAGCTAAACGAAATATGCAGGACCTAGAACTTCAGCATATAAACTGCTGCGCGTTCCAGAAGCCATTGCTAGTGGAAGAGGACGTTTCATT ATATATCAGCTATCACGGCGATGAGGGAAGCAAGGGACGAGTTCTATTTAAGCAAGACGCTACCAAGGAGTGTCGAATGCGCGATTtgtataaagactttatcgACAAGTACGTCTAG
- a CDS encoding hypothetical protein (TransMembrane:6 (i49-72o108-130i142-163o183-205i225-246o266-282i)), with translation MATQAEQQAAANAFIQEVWGLQGAAYLIVGLRYYSQFSSFGRRIQLDDVLMLLATIVYTAESVAAYFVVAYWKGLANNGITPAQRQALRDDPDSPEWALRVNGSKTHVIGLLLYMTLLWLLKGYWVVYYLRLTEGVASSKRYARWGAVIIPVTYISCFLIAFLKCIPFEKQWQIDPEPQNSCLPAITYIQTIYVMAMNTATDFFLMSIPLPMIWKARMPWRKKVVIMFMFSGALLEMIFGILRAVSILTKGNTDPAQSGYWSVRESFVSFVVTNLPMVYPLLKRVVEKTVSVSKSGTRTPGLGDSQGYRLGDYKNKVSSRSRPDETDLGDTVWGSKDHIVPADGQASGDEVSIQGASKAHRDSHLGIRSQNTAKAVGGLQPSKSHGRKQGLEVGHGEIMVTSEYVVRVDE, from the exons ATGGCGACCCAAGCCGAACAACAAGCAGCAGCCAACGCCTTCATCCAGGAGGTCTGGGGCCTCCAAGGAGCAGCGTACCTCATCGTCGGTCTTCGATATTATAGTCAATTCTCTTCGTTTGGCCGACGCATCCAGTTGGACGATGTTCTCATGTTACTAGCTACA ATAGTATACACCGCCGAGTCAGTAGCAGCATACTTCGTCGTCGCATACTGGAAAGGGTTGGCGAACAACGGTATAACACCTGCGCAGCGTCAAGCATTGAGGGATGACCCGGACAGTCCTGAATGGGCTCTTCGAGTAAACGGATCAAAAACTCATGTCATTGGTCTTTTACTTTACATGACGTTATTATGGCTTCTCAAGGGCTATTGGGTTGTCTACTATCTACGCCTAAC CGAAGGTGTAGCTTCGTCGAAGAGATATGCTCGTTGGGGCGCTGTCATCATCCCCGTCACATACATATCTTGCTTCTTGATAGCTTTCCTTAAGTGCATACCGTTTGAGAAGCAATGGCAGATCGACCCCGAACCACAAA ACTCTTGCCTGCCAGCTATCACATACATACAGACTATCTATGTTATGGCCATGAATACCGCCACCGACTTCTTTTTGATGTCAATTCCACTCCCT ATGATCTGGAAAGCTAGGATGCCTTGGCGCAAGAAGGTTGTTATCATGTTCATGTTTAGTGGTGCGCTCTTAGAAATGATATTTGGTATCTTGAGAGCAGTGTCTATCCTCACG AAGGGAAATACCGATCCAGCCCAGTCGGGCTACTGGTCCGTTCGCGAATCATTCGTCAGTTTTGTTGTCACAAATCTCCCCATGGTCTATCCACTCCTCAAACGAGTCGTTGAGAAAACAGTCTCGGTTTCCAAAAGCGGTACCCGTACTCCAGGTCTAGGAGATAGCCAGGGTTACCGTCTTGGGGACTACAAGAATAAAGTCAGCTCACGATCACGACCCGACGAAACAGATTTGGGAGACACGGTCTGGGGATCGAAGGACCATATTGTACCCGCTGATGGGCAAGCAAGTGGCGATGAGGTCTCAATACAAGGTGCCAGCAAAGCACATCGGGACTCACACCTTGGTATAAGATCTCAAAATACCGCTAAAGCTGTGGGTGGGCTCCAGCCAAGCAAGAGTCATGGTCGGAAACAAGGATTGGAAGTGGGACATGGGGAGATTATGGTTACGTCTGAGTATGTAGTGCGAGTGGATGAGTGA
- a CDS encoding hypothetical protein (MEROPS:MER0034730), giving the protein MVSTLKHQSLRTTLIGVETGEVTQFRGIPYGQIPQRFAAAERIYDYPGELNCTAFGPRCPQVPVDVGHLLRVPPHHEFPHESEDEFRCTNLDVIVPNSDTLNYPEKLPVIVWIHGGSQAVTFASAASGICDMTTIVTDSIRIGTPIIAVSVQYRLNVFALGNKNGPPNLALRDQALALEWVQDHITDFGGDPNKVTLAGESAGAVYCHAHIVTRAPATQFILSSGSLFLSPPQPPQAVSALRDKVWKQFQVIDATMDLETAPADKIVEAVKQSGLQSFFLEWEDRFDGWQTSTGEAGALLLSDVQNEAAIWQAGILETTIDDIVSAFDAAGEHSQELKQLYHIYPERPSSWKALREAWIKFVNSNEPWPNASSSSYGFGPHGLCKGLEDWEVQSRRRETETNKLRNMDPTLLGTAFFNLAAGKVSLLN; this is encoded by the exons ATGGTCTCAACTTTGAAACATCAGTCGCTTCGAACAACCCTCATCGGAGTCGAGACTGGTGAAGTGACGCAATTTCGCGGAATACCCTACGGCCAGATTCCGCAACGATTCGCCGCAGCCGAGAGAATCTATGATTACCCTGGAGAGTTGAACTGCACAGCGTTTGG CCCTCGGTGTCCTCAAGTCCCGGTTGATGTCGGCCACTTGTTGCGTGTACCACCTCACCATGAATTTCCACACGAATCTGAAGATGAGTTTAGGTGTACTAACCTGGACGTCATTGTGCCAAATTCTGACACTCTAAACTACCCCGAGAAATTACCAGTAATTGTTTGGATACATG GAGGATCTCAAGCTGTTACGTTTGCGAGCGCCGCGTCTGGCATCTGCG ACATGACTACTATCGTGACGGATTCAATCCGCATTGGTACTCCAATTATAGCAGTTTCTGTTCAGTATCGACTCAATGTCTTTGCCCTTGGAAATAAAAATGGACCTCCAAATCTTGCTTTACGCGATCAGGCGCTAGCTCTGGAATGGGTACAAGACCACATCACAGACTTTGGTGGTGATCCG AACAAGGTTACATTGGCCGGAGAAAGCGCCGGCGCAGTTTACTGTCACGCTCATATTGTAACCCGAGCTCCAGCAACTCAGTTCATCTTATCTTCAGGATCCTTGTTTTTATCGCCTCCCCAACCACCGCAAGCGGTTTCAGCCCTTCGCGACAAGGTTTGGAAACAGTTTCAAGTGATCGACGCTACCATGGACTTGGAAACTGCACCGGCGGACAAGATTGTCGAAGCTGTGAAACAATCTGGCTTGCAATCGTTTTTCCTCGAATGGGAGGATAGGTTTGATGGATGGCAAACAAGTACTGGCGAAGCGGGAGCATTACTACTAAGCGACGTACAGAACGAG GCAGCTATTTGGCAAGCCGGAATCTTGGAAACAACGATTGATGACATAGTAAGCGCTTTTGATGCTGCAGGTGAACACAGTCAGGAGCTCAAGCAGCTGTATCACATATACCCAGAAAGACCTTCGTCGT GGAAGGCTTTACGAGAAGCATGGATCAAGTTTGTGAATTCGAACGAGCCCTGGCCAAATgcttcatcgtcttcttaTGGCTTTGGACCTCATGGATTGTGCAAGGGGCTAGAGGACTGGGAAGTACAGTCACGCCGAAGAGAAACGGAAACGAACAAACTACGAAACATGGACCCTACTTTACTCGGCACAGCATTCTTCAATCTCGCTGCAGGGAAGGTCAGCTTGTTGAACTAA